A DNA window from Gallaecimonas pentaromativorans contains the following coding sequences:
- a CDS encoding dihydrofolate reductase family protein: MSTRPVVTLYIAISLDGYIAGPKGQLEWLAQVETPGEDYGYSAFVAGVDGLIMGRNTYEEVLTLGAWPYEGKPVYVLTSTDNLQGGPVSPFTGSAAELLQGLEGQHRQLWLVGGGQTLKGFLDAGLVDEVILSLIPVTLGEGIPLFLPTGRQQQWQLAGIKTFDSGLVQLHYHKQD, translated from the coding sequence ATGTCTACCCGCCCTGTCGTGACCCTGTATATCGCCATCAGCCTCGATGGTTACATTGCCGGCCCCAAGGGCCAGCTGGAGTGGCTGGCCCAGGTGGAAACCCCCGGCGAAGACTACGGCTACAGCGCCTTTGTCGCCGGTGTCGACGGCCTTATCATGGGGCGAAACACCTATGAAGAGGTGCTGACGCTTGGCGCCTGGCCCTATGAAGGCAAACCGGTTTACGTGCTGACCAGCACCGACAATCTACAAGGCGGTCCGGTGAGCCCCTTTACCGGTAGCGCCGCTGAGCTGCTGCAAGGCCTTGAGGGCCAGCACCGTCAGTTGTGGCTGGTGGGCGGCGGCCAGACCCTCAAAGGATTCCTGGACGCCGGCTTGGTGGACGAGGTTATCCTGTCGCTGATCCCGGTGACGTTGGGGGAGGGCATACCGCTCTTTTTACCCACCGGCCGCCAGCAGCAATGGCAGCTGGCCGGTATCAAGACCTTCGATAGCGGCCTGGTGCAACTTCATTATCACAAGCAGGATTGA
- a CDS encoding GlsB/YeaQ/YmgE family stress response membrane protein, translating to MGIVTWIILGLVAGILAKWIMPGRDGGGCVITVLLGVAGAFVGGWVGTFLGFGPATGFNLGSIFTAVVGALVLLAIYRGIKR from the coding sequence ATGGGGATCGTTACCTGGATCATTCTCGGCCTGGTGGCCGGCATTCTGGCCAAGTGGATCATGCCCGGCCGCGACGGTGGTGGCTGCGTAATAACGGTGCTGCTGGGTGTGGCCGGCGCCTTTGTGGGCGGCTGGGTAGGCACCTTTTTGGGCTTTGGCCCGGCAACCGGTTTTAACCTCGGCAGCATCTTCACCGCCGTGGTAGGCGCCCTGGTACTGCTGGCCATTTATCGCGGCATCAAACGCTAA
- a CDS encoding YjaG family protein: MEKQLEQLTPLAQRAFAAALAQRMMPNFILFAELTEQSEAGHALQSALDTVWEKLLTPKAKINFEKQQLKLEELEPQPDDHDFFGVYPALDTYMAVLAVLAAMQDKDEQPALDVSRLSRGSVQFYLNIQAETTLDYSQLDQEPLWLEERDFQDQLLALLTDDPDEDSFRQARQLGRNDGISNLGIALEE, encoded by the coding sequence ATGGAAAAACAATTAGAGCAACTGACGCCCCTGGCCCAACGGGCCTTTGCCGCCGCCCTGGCCCAACGGATGATGCCCAATTTCATCCTGTTCGCCGAGCTCACCGAGCAATCGGAAGCCGGCCACGCCCTGCAATCCGCCCTGGATACGGTCTGGGAAAAACTGCTGACCCCCAAAGCCAAAATCAACTTTGAAAAGCAGCAGCTCAAGCTCGAAGAGCTTGAACCACAGCCCGACGACCATGATTTTTTCGGCGTTTACCCGGCGCTGGACACCTACATGGCGGTGCTGGCGGTACTGGCAGCGATGCAGGACAAAGACGAACAGCCGGCGCTGGATGTCAGCCGCCTGTCCCGTGGCTCGGTGCAGTTCTATTTGAATATCCAGGCCGAGACCACCCTCGACTACAGCCAGTTGGACCAAGAGCCGCTGTGGCTTGAAGAGCGCGATTTTCAGGATCAACTGCTGGCGCTGCTGACCGATGACCCCGACGAGGACAGCTTCCGCCAGGCCCGGCAACTGGGCCGTAACGACGGCATCTCCAACCTCGGCATCGCCCTGGAAGAGTAA
- a CDS encoding YhgN family NAAT transporter, with protein sequence MDFFAAAVTLFLIMDPLGNMPVFISILKHLPPKRRRIILIRELCLALIIMLVFLFGGDTVLHFMGLKQESVSIAGGIILFLIAIKMIFPSPGGLTGLAVGEEPFLVPMAIPLMAGPSILASLILMSNQVPNQLGLLTLALVGAWAVNAAILLCSEVLMKVLGERGLTAMERLMGMILVMISVQMLLDGIAHYLDNPIAG encoded by the coding sequence ATGGACTTTTTCGCCGCCGCCGTCACCCTCTTTCTGATCATGGACCCCCTTGGCAACATGCCGGTGTTTATCTCCATCCTCAAACACCTGCCCCCCAAGCGCCGCCGCATCATCTTGATCCGCGAGTTGTGCCTGGCCCTTATCATCATGCTGGTGTTCCTGTTCGGTGGCGACACGGTGCTGCATTTCATGGGGCTCAAGCAGGAATCGGTGTCCATTGCCGGCGGTATCATCCTGTTTCTTATCGCTATCAAGATGATCTTCCCAAGCCCAGGCGGCCTGACCGGCCTTGCCGTGGGTGAAGAACCCTTCCTGGTGCCCATGGCGATACCACTGATGGCTGGCCCCTCCATCCTGGCGTCACTGATCTTGATGTCCAACCAGGTTCCCAACCAGTTGGGGCTGTTGACCCTGGCCCTGGTCGGCGCCTGGGCGGTCAACGCCGCGATACTGCTGTGCTCGGAAGTGCTGATGAAAGTGCTGGGTGAACGTGGCCTCACCGCCATGGAACGGCTGATGGGCATGATTCTGGTGATGATTTCAGTGCAGATGCTGCTCGATGGCATAGCCCACTATCTGGACAACCCGATAGCGGGCTAA
- a CDS encoding DUF1145 domain-containing protein has product MLMVKKLMMLVVWAVCFINLVHPFEAPLNTLFYIVLAVVTVLHAVLVALVSKAITLDGKARFNLFVFGSIAMAAMKKDLLGK; this is encoded by the coding sequence ATGCTGATGGTTAAAAAGCTGATGATGCTGGTGGTCTGGGCGGTGTGTTTTATCAACCTGGTTCACCCCTTCGAAGCGCCCCTTAACACCTTGTTTTACATCGTGCTGGCGGTAGTTACCGTGCTACACGCCGTGCTGGTGGCCCTGGTCAGCAAAGCCATCACCCTCGATGGCAAGGCCAGGTTCAACCTCTTTGTGTTTGGCAGTATTGCCATGGCTGCCATGAAGAAGGACTTACTGGGTAAGTAA
- the rsmD gene encoding 16S rRNA (guanine(966)-N(2))-methyltransferase RsmD has translation MAVKGNSGQIRIISGLYRGRKLPVQDLEGLRPTTDRVKETLFNWLQGQTQGAKVLDCFAGAGALGFEALSRHAASLVLVEIDKNAARQLVDNLARLDAKAGHVVQADVLDWLANTPAEPADLVFIDPPFGKQLAAPTLSLLESGGWLSDGAWVYVEVEKGLDFTWPSNWRLHRELNAGQVQAKLFQREVTE, from the coding sequence ATGGCAGTCAAAGGCAATAGCGGACAAATTCGCATCATTTCCGGCCTTTACCGGGGACGCAAGCTACCGGTGCAGGATCTTGAAGGGCTCAGGCCCACCACCGACAGGGTCAAAGAAACCCTCTTTAACTGGCTGCAAGGCCAGACCCAAGGCGCCAAGGTGCTGGACTGTTTTGCCGGCGCCGGCGCCCTCGGTTTCGAGGCCCTGTCCCGGCACGCCGCCAGCCTGGTGCTGGTGGAAATAGATAAAAATGCTGCCCGCCAACTGGTCGACAACCTGGCGCGCCTGGATGCCAAAGCCGGGCATGTGGTGCAGGCCGATGTGCTGGACTGGCTGGCCAATACCCCGGCCGAGCCGGCCGACCTGGTGTTTATCGACCCACCCTTTGGTAAGCAACTGGCTGCCCCGACCCTGTCCCTGCTGGAATCCGGTGGCTGGTTAAGTGATGGCGCCTGGGTCTATGTGGAAGTGGAGAAAGGGCTCGATTTCACCTGGCCATCGAACTGGCGGCTGCACCGCGAACTCAATGCCGGCCAAGTGCAGGCCAAACTGTTTCAACGAGAGGTAACTGAATAA
- the ftsY gene encoding signal recognition particle-docking protein FtsY, which translates to MAMSKKKGFLSWMGFGRNKAEVVEDENKTPETPVSSPEELPEAELASAETLTLEVESALPEQPMPEPEAEAEAEAEAEAEAEAEAEAEAEAEAEAEAEAEAEAEAEAEAEAEAEAEAEAEAEAEAEAEAEAEAEQDAALAVEEIKADLATQAAVVHAGREKPGFFARLRQGLKRTRENIGAGFLAIFRGKKIDDELFEELETQLLMADVGVETTGRLIERLTRQANLGQLKDGEALYELLKQEMQALLEPVSKPLVLEHKPHVILMVGVNGVGKTTTIGKLARQFKDQGKSVMLAAGDTFRAAAVEQLQVWGERNNIPVIAQHTGADSASVVFDALQAAQARGADVLIADTAGRLQNKAHLMEELKKIVRVMKKLDPEAPHEVMLTLDAGTGQNALSQAKLFSEAVGLTGISLTKLDGTAKGGVIFAIADKFGIPIRYIGVGEGIEDLRTFNAKDFVDALFGTEEK; encoded by the coding sequence ATTGCCATGAGCAAAAAGAAAGGTTTCCTGTCTTGGATGGGCTTTGGCCGTAACAAAGCCGAAGTCGTCGAGGATGAAAACAAGACCCCCGAAACACCCGTATCCTCCCCCGAGGAACTGCCCGAGGCCGAACTGGCCAGCGCCGAAACCCTGACCCTTGAGGTGGAATCCGCCCTGCCTGAGCAGCCGATGCCAGAGCCTGAAGCCGAAGCCGAAGCCGAAGCCGAAGCCGAAGCCGAAGCCGAAGCCGAAGCCGAAGCCGAAGCCGAAGCCGAAGCCGAAGCCGAAGCCGAAGCCGAAGCCGAAGCCGAAGCCGAAGCCGAAGCCGAAGCCGAAGCCGAAGCCGAAGCCGAAGCCGAAGCCGAAGCCGAAGCCGAAGCCGAAGCCGAAGCCGAAGCCGAACAGGATGCTGCGCTGGCTGTTGAAGAAATCAAGGCCGATTTGGCTACCCAGGCCGCCGTTGTCCATGCCGGCCGGGAAAAACCGGGCTTTTTTGCCCGTCTGCGCCAGGGCCTCAAACGGACCCGCGAAAATATCGGCGCCGGCTTCCTGGCCATCTTCCGTGGCAAGAAAATCGACGACGAGCTGTTTGAAGAGCTGGAAACCCAGCTGCTGATGGCCGACGTGGGTGTCGAAACCACCGGCCGCCTTATCGAGCGGCTGACCCGCCAGGCCAACCTTGGCCAGCTAAAGGACGGCGAAGCCCTCTATGAGCTGCTCAAGCAGGAAATGCAGGCATTGCTGGAGCCGGTCTCCAAACCGCTGGTGCTGGAGCACAAACCCCATGTCATTTTGATGGTGGGCGTGAACGGGGTCGGTAAAACCACCACCATCGGCAAACTGGCCCGCCAGTTCAAAGACCAGGGCAAGTCAGTGATGCTGGCCGCTGGCGACACCTTCCGCGCCGCTGCTGTCGAGCAGCTGCAGGTATGGGGTGAGCGCAACAATATCCCGGTGATCGCCCAGCATACCGGCGCCGATTCAGCCTCTGTGGTGTTTGACGCCTTGCAGGCCGCCCAGGCTCGCGGCGCCGATGTGTTGATTGCCGATACCGCCGGGCGCCTGCAAAACAAAGCGCACCTGATGGAAGAGCTCAAGAAAATCGTCCGGGTAATGAAAAAACTGGACCCGGAGGCGCCTCACGAAGTGATGCTGACCCTGGATGCCGGCACCGGCCAGAACGCCCTTAGCCAAGCCAAGCTGTTTAGCGAAGCGGTGGGCCTGACCGGCATCAGCCTTACCAAGCTGGACGGCACCGCCAAAGGCGGGGTTATCTTTGCCATCGCCGACAAATTTGGTATTCCTATCCGTTACATAGGTGTGGGTGAAGGCATCGAAGACCTGCGTACGTTCAACGCCAAGGACTTCGTGGACGCCCTCTTCGGAACAGAGGAAAAATGA
- the ftsE gene encoding cell division ATP-binding protein FtsE, producing the protein MIRFEQVSKAYAGGAQALQNVNFHLAKGEMAFLTGHSGAGKSTLLRLITLQERPSAGRVSINGHDISRLKSSQIPYVRRDIGIIFQDHRLLMDKTVFENVALPLIVVGFSAGEVRKRVQTALGWVGLADKANCFPIQLSGGEQQRVGIARAVVNKPPLLLADEPTGNLDPKLSMDILRLFEDLNSLGISVLVATHDLGLIARMRHHTFTLKNGRMLGDSLGGSA; encoded by the coding sequence ATGATCCGCTTCGAGCAGGTTTCAAAGGCCTACGCGGGCGGCGCCCAGGCGCTGCAAAACGTGAATTTCCACCTGGCAAAGGGGGAGATGGCCTTTTTGACCGGCCATTCGGGCGCAGGGAAAAGTACCCTGCTCCGTCTTATTACCCTGCAAGAAAGGCCATCGGCCGGCCGGGTCAGTATCAACGGCCACGACATCAGCCGCCTTAAATCGTCCCAGATCCCTTATGTGCGCCGCGATATCGGCATCATTTTTCAGGATCACCGACTGCTGATGGACAAAACCGTGTTCGAAAACGTCGCCTTGCCGCTGATCGTGGTGGGGTTCAGCGCCGGGGAAGTGCGTAAAAGGGTGCAAACGGCCCTGGGCTGGGTGGGCCTGGCCGACAAAGCCAACTGTTTCCCCATCCAGCTTTCCGGCGGGGAGCAGCAGCGGGTCGGTATTGCCCGCGCCGTGGTCAACAAGCCGCCGCTGCTGCTGGCGGACGAACCCACCGGTAACCTGGACCCGAAGCTGTCCATGGATATTCTGCGCCTCTTTGAAGACCTCAACAGCCTGGGCATTTCAGTGCTGGTGGCCACCCATGACCTGGGCCTTATCGCCCGGATGCGCCACCACACCTTTACCCTTAAAAACGGCCGCATGCTGGGCGACTCCCTTGGAGGCAGCGCATGA
- the ftsX gene encoding permease-like cell division protein FtsX, which translates to MSLLFENRTAAASAARPGFLSRLAMYFVRHAQQATGSLGELWRTPLASLLTIAVLGFSLTLPGTFYVLLKNIESVSSQFQKASEITLLLKDSVSTDDAAKAATRIGLYPEVAKAKLITRDEALTEFRAKSGFGEALDYLDSNPLPNVIVVEPTERNSSPQAAKALLDKLRGEREVEQGRLDLDWLKRLDALVSMARDGVSLVALLLLVTMVLVVGNTIRLMIEHRRDSINVMKMVGATDAFVRRPFLYTGLWYGLAAGCLSLLLVTLGVLWLEQSVARVVDLYGSQFRLNGLDGSEMLAVLGLSVLLGLSGAYLAVWRHLKAMEPA; encoded by the coding sequence ATGAGCCTGCTGTTTGAAAACCGCACCGCCGCGGCCAGCGCTGCCCGGCCCGGCTTTTTAAGCCGCCTGGCCATGTATTTTGTGCGCCATGCCCAGCAGGCCACCGGCAGCCTCGGCGAGCTTTGGCGCACGCCGCTGGCCAGCCTGCTTACCATCGCGGTACTGGGCTTTTCCCTGACCCTGCCCGGCACCTTTTATGTGTTGCTGAAAAACATCGAGTCGGTGTCCAGCCAGTTCCAGAAGGCCTCCGAAATCACCTTGCTGCTCAAGGACTCGGTGAGCACCGATGACGCCGCCAAGGCCGCTACCCGCATCGGCCTGTACCCGGAAGTGGCCAAAGCCAAGCTCATTACCCGCGACGAAGCCCTGACCGAATTTCGCGCCAAAAGCGGCTTTGGCGAAGCCCTCGATTATCTGGACAGCAACCCGCTGCCCAATGTCATCGTGGTGGAGCCCACCGAGCGTAACTCCAGCCCCCAGGCCGCCAAGGCGCTGCTGGACAAGCTGCGGGGCGAGCGGGAAGTGGAGCAAGGCCGGCTCGACCTCGATTGGCTCAAACGCCTCGACGCCCTGGTGTCCATGGCCCGCGACGGGGTGTCTTTGGTGGCGCTGCTGCTGTTGGTGACCATGGTGCTGGTGGTGGGCAACACCATCCGGCTGATGATTGAGCACCGGCGCGACAGCATCAACGTGATGAAAATGGTGGGCGCCACCGACGCCTTTGTGCGCCGCCCCTTCCTTTATACCGGCCTGTGGTACGGCCTGGCGGCAGGCTGCTTGTCGCTGCTGCTGGTGACTTTGGGGGTCCTGTGGCTGGAACAGAGTGTTGCCCGGGTGGTGGACCTTTACGGCTCTCAGTTCCGTCTCAACGGCCTGGACGGCAGCGAAATGCTGGCGGTCTTGGGGTTGTCGGTGCTGCTGGGGCTCAGCGGCGCCTATCTGGCGGTCTGGCGACACCTCAAAGCCATGGAACCGGCTTGA
- the rpoH gene encoding RNA polymerase sigma factor RpoH, whose protein sequence is MTDHLQSMALTVPASGSLEAYVHSVNSMPMLSAEEERALATRLQEEGDLQAAKQLIMSHLRFVVHVARSYSGYGLPQADLIQEGNIGLMKAVKRFDPGVGVRLVSFAVHWIKAEIHEYVLKNWRIVKIATTKAQRKLFFNLRSKKKRLGWFSHDEVQMVAQELGVSAAEVREMEARMSSPDQAFDLANDDDDDSYAPVHYLEDNASDVAQAVEEEQWEAASHARLGHALSALDDRSRDILQRRWLTDDKATLQELADQYQVSAERVRQLEKNALAKLKGAMLN, encoded by the coding sequence ATGACTGACCATCTGCAATCCATGGCCTTAACCGTTCCTGCCAGTGGCAGCCTTGAGGCTTATGTCCACTCGGTGAACAGCATGCCAATGCTGAGCGCCGAGGAAGAGCGTGCCCTGGCAACCCGCCTCCAGGAAGAAGGTGACCTGCAGGCGGCTAAACAGTTGATCATGTCCCATCTGCGCTTTGTGGTGCATGTGGCCCGCAGCTATTCCGGCTACGGCCTGCCCCAGGCAGACCTTATCCAGGAAGGCAACATCGGCCTGATGAAAGCGGTTAAACGCTTCGACCCGGGTGTCGGTGTGCGCCTGGTGTCTTTTGCCGTGCACTGGATCAAAGCGGAGATCCACGAATACGTTCTGAAAAACTGGCGTATCGTCAAAATCGCCACCACCAAGGCCCAACGCAAGCTGTTCTTCAACCTGCGTTCCAAGAAGAAACGCCTGGGTTGGTTCAGCCATGACGAAGTGCAGATGGTGGCCCAAGAGCTGGGTGTCAGCGCCGCCGAAGTGCGCGAGATGGAAGCGAGAATGAGCTCCCCCGACCAAGCCTTTGACTTGGCCAACGACGATGACGACGACAGCTACGCCCCGGTGCATTACCTGGAAGACAACGCCTCGGACGTTGCCCAGGCGGTGGAAGAAGAGCAGTGGGAAGCCGCTTCCCATGCCCGCCTTGGCCATGCCCTGAGCGCCCTGGACGATCGCAGCCGCGATATCCTGCAGCGCCGCTGGCTCACCGACGACAAAGCCACCCTGCAAGAACTGGCCGACCAATATCAGGTGTCTGCCGAGCGGGTACGGCAGCTTGAGAAGAACGCCCTGGCCAAACTCAAGGGCGCGATGCTCAACTAA
- a CDS encoding acetyl-CoA sensor PanZ family protein, with the protein MRLTIHDNPPVSAQMEIDLGKLYGHLPADLQAPFWFIATFNDRHIAALRLDGDRIVNLGVRSETRRRGVGKYLLQKALERARELGLTEVRALASDYPVENRAMVGDFLLAQGFAAVDDNQWRIAL; encoded by the coding sequence ATGCGTTTGACTATCCATGACAATCCGCCGGTTTCGGCGCAGATGGAAATCGACCTGGGTAAGCTCTACGGCCACCTGCCGGCCGATCTTCAGGCCCCTTTCTGGTTTATCGCTACCTTCAACGACCGCCATATCGCCGCGCTGCGCCTGGACGGCGACCGTATCGTCAACTTAGGGGTGCGCAGCGAGACCCGCCGCCGCGGTGTGGGTAAATACCTGCTGCAAAAAGCCCTGGAAAGGGCCCGTGAGCTGGGGCTGACTGAAGTCAGGGCGCTGGCCAGCGACTACCCGGTAGAGAACCGAGCCATGGTGGGGGACTTCCTGCTGGCCCAGGGCTTTGCCGCCGTGGACGACAACCAGTGGCGCATCGCCCTGTAA
- a CDS encoding divergent polysaccharide deacetylase family protein: MRLIALLFGLLPLLALAQPKIAVIVDDIGYNKHDSQALMLPDAVTLSVLPHTPYGAALAARARQPVMLHLPMEPLSTRQPLEAGTLTVQQDEQQMATILDSALKAVPEAKGVNNHMGSMLTEDRQRMDWLMALLAGRHLYFVDSRTTAKSQALAAAEAAGVPAVARNVFLDNSARDLQHQWQRALRLAKRDGQVVVIAHPHATTLAFLRQALTDLHGADLVPVSALMPKVRVATSGKITPNRG; this comes from the coding sequence GTGCGCCTTATCGCCCTGCTGTTTGGGCTGTTGCCCTTGCTGGCCCTGGCCCAGCCCAAGATCGCCGTGATTGTCGATGACATCGGTTACAACAAGCACGACAGCCAGGCGTTGATGCTGCCGGACGCCGTTACCTTGAGCGTACTGCCCCACACCCCTTATGGCGCGGCCCTGGCCGCCCGGGCGCGCCAGCCGGTGATGTTGCATTTGCCCATGGAGCCGCTGTCTACAAGACAGCCGCTGGAAGCGGGCACCCTGACCGTACAACAAGACGAGCAGCAGATGGCCACCATTCTCGACAGCGCTCTCAAGGCGGTGCCCGAGGCTAAGGGGGTCAACAACCATATGGGCTCGATGCTTACCGAAGATCGCCAGCGCATGGATTGGTTGATGGCGCTGCTGGCCGGCCGGCATCTGTATTTTGTCGATTCCCGGACCACCGCCAAATCCCAGGCCCTGGCCGCTGCCGAAGCAGCCGGTGTGCCGGCGGTGGCCCGCAACGTTTTTCTGGATAACAGCGCCCGGGATCTGCAACACCAGTGGCAGCGGGCGCTGCGGCTGGCCAAACGGGACGGCCAAGTGGTAGTTATTGCCCACCCCCATGCCACCACCCTGGCCTTTCTGCGCCAGGCCCTAACGGATCTCCATGGCGCAGACTTGGTACCGGTTTCGGCGCTGATGCCCAAGGTCAGGGTGGCGACTTCTGGTAAAATCACGCCAAACAGAGGTTAA
- a CDS encoding S41 family peptidase: MSKMSWLGGMVTGSLLTAAGLALAGQMGQGPLNPNRLFSETLAQISQYYVDPVDEDRLADTALKGLVSSLDDYSKYLEGDDIRELQEMADGHYSGLGLEVDFDAQKHLIVTSPIKDSPAAKAGIKAGDRVLAINGQDVEGKSLKALAHELRGAPQDKVKLLVSRNSHQLRFAIAPADVQVDSVTSYPLDHHRLWLRISQFQYSTPLEVSQAIKSARPQSVIIDMRGNPGGVFPAAVDVADLFLSKGTIVSTHGRASYANQSFEAKPGDPFETLPLLVLLDKDSASAAEILAGALKDNGRAKVLGVQSFGKGSVQSLIPLGDGERALKITTAKYLTPSGVSIQGKGITPDIKAGTILADAKARSLLKSHYPLTRKAETTVEGNWADDALLWEATSYLDNNHLK, translated from the coding sequence ATGTCCAAGATGTCTTGGCTGGGCGGTATGGTTACCGGCAGCCTGTTGACGGCAGCAGGTCTCGCCTTGGCCGGGCAGATGGGACAAGGGCCTCTTAACCCCAACCGCCTCTTTAGCGAGACCCTGGCTCAGATCAGCCAATATTATGTCGACCCGGTGGATGAAGACCGCCTGGCCGACACCGCCCTCAAAGGGCTGGTCTCCTCCCTCGACGACTACTCCAAATACCTTGAAGGCGACGATATCCGCGAGCTACAGGAAATGGCCGACGGCCATTACTCGGGCCTGGGCCTGGAAGTGGATTTTGACGCCCAAAAGCACCTAATAGTGACCTCGCCCATCAAGGACTCGCCGGCGGCCAAGGCCGGTATCAAGGCCGGTGACAGGGTGCTGGCCATCAACGGCCAGGATGTGGAGGGGAAATCCCTTAAAGCCCTGGCCCACGAGCTGCGCGGCGCCCCACAAGACAAGGTCAAGCTGCTGGTTAGCCGCAACAGCCACCAGCTGCGGTTTGCCATTGCTCCGGCCGACGTGCAGGTAGACTCGGTGACCAGCTACCCCCTGGACCACCACCGGCTGTGGCTGAGGATCAGCCAGTTCCAGTATTCAACGCCCCTTGAGGTGAGCCAGGCCATCAAATCGGCCCGGCCTCAGAGCGTGATCATCGACATGAGGGGTAACCCCGGCGGGGTGTTCCCGGCGGCGGTGGACGTGGCAGACCTTTTCCTGAGCAAAGGCACCATCGTCAGTACCCATGGCCGCGCCAGTTACGCCAACCAGTCCTTCGAGGCCAAGCCCGGTGACCCGTTTGAGACACTGCCCTTGCTGGTGCTGCTGGACAAAGACTCAGCTTCGGCGGCGGAGATTTTGGCCGGCGCTCTTAAAGACAATGGCCGGGCCAAGGTACTGGGGGTGCAGAGCTTCGGTAAGGGCAGCGTGCAAAGCCTTATTCCTCTGGGCGACGGCGAGCGGGCCTTGAAAATCACTACCGCCAAGTACCTCACGCCCAGCGGCGTGTCCATTCAGGGCAAGGGCATTACCCCGGACATCAAGGCCGGCACCATACTGGCCGACGCCAAGGCCCGGTCCTTGTTGAAAAGCCACTACCCCCTGACCCGCAAGGCCGAAACCACGGTGGAAGGAAACTGGGCAGACGATGCCTTGCTGTGGGAAGCTACCAGCTACCTCGACAATAACCACCTCAAATAA
- a CDS encoding murein hydrolase activator EnvC family protein has protein sequence MIKAAIALLIMAAQVAAFGCLAADNDQNKLKAVDKEIAKTRQLLEQQKAQRTNLQNALKKIDTEIGNLSAQLSRINDQQAEQNHKRQALAGQLDALREKSRQQQALLVKQLRAAYAAGQDDYLKMMLNLQSLSDLERMMAYYQRFNGVRMDELESLKDTRTELEATQAQLDQALARLADLKAQAEARQASLSEQKDQRQGTIKQLSGQIQSQSGELEQMVADRKALNDAIREAERKARMAAGKQTLKGQQGKLSWPVDGKVQKLFGSQRAAGVEWRGVIINAGEGSKVRAVAGGVVVYANWVRGYGLLMVVQHGDGYMSLYGQNQALLKGVGDEVAQGEQIALVGRSGGQSDPGLYFEIRHQGKAQDPAKWCR, from the coding sequence ATGATCAAAGCGGCTATTGCCCTGCTGATCATGGCGGCCCAGGTGGCCGCCTTTGGCTGTTTAGCGGCTGACAACGACCAGAACAAACTCAAGGCGGTGGACAAGGAAATTGCCAAGACCCGCCAATTGCTGGAGCAGCAAAAGGCGCAGCGCACCAACCTGCAAAACGCCCTCAAGAAAATCGACACCGAAATCGGCAATCTCAGCGCCCAGCTCTCGCGCATCAACGACCAGCAGGCCGAGCAAAACCACAAACGCCAGGCCTTGGCCGGGCAATTGGACGCGCTCAGGGAAAAGTCGCGCCAGCAGCAGGCGCTGCTGGTGAAGCAGCTTAGGGCTGCCTACGCCGCCGGCCAGGACGATTACCTCAAGATGATGCTCAACCTCCAGTCGTTGTCGGATCTGGAGCGGATGATGGCCTACTACCAGCGCTTTAACGGCGTGCGTATGGACGAGCTGGAATCCCTCAAAGACACCCGCACCGAGCTGGAAGCCACCCAGGCCCAGCTGGACCAAGCCCTGGCCCGGCTGGCCGACCTTAAAGCCCAGGCCGAGGCCCGCCAGGCCAGCCTTAGCGAGCAAAAAGACCAGCGCCAGGGCACCATCAAGCAGCTCAGCGGCCAAATTCAAAGCCAGTCCGGCGAGCTGGAGCAAATGGTGGCCGACCGCAAGGCGCTGAACGACGCCATCCGTGAGGCCGAGCGCAAAGCGCGGATGGCGGCCGGCAAGCAGACCCTCAAGGGGCAGCAGGGCAAGCTCTCCTGGCCGGTGGACGGCAAGGTACAAAAGCTGTTCGGTAGCCAAAGGGCGGCTGGGGTTGAATGGCGCGGCGTTATCATCAATGCCGGTGAAGGCAGCAAGGTCCGGGCTGTGGCCGGTGGCGTGGTGGTTTACGCCAACTGGGTGCGCGGTTATGGTTTGCTGATGGTGGTGCAGCATGGCGACGGTTACATGAGCCTTTACGGCCAGAACCAGGCGCTGCTCAAAGGGGTGGGTGACGAAGTGGCCCAAGGCGAGCAAATCGCCCTGGTGGGCCGCTCCGGGGGCCAGAGTGACCCGGGGCTATACTTCGAGATACGCCACCAGGGCAAGGCCCAAGACCCCGCCAAATGGTGTCGTTAA